The following proteins come from a genomic window of Mariniflexile sp. TRM1-10:
- a CDS encoding CDP-alcohol phosphatidyltransferase family protein: MFTFKNFNIADWFSFYRIVAVPLLILLIILDERLIFTCFLMVSYLTDAIDGYLARKLKITSARGSQLDSFGDQLTLVMGLIGLFYFEVEFIKSNISIIIIVLSPYIAQMILAYYKYGKATAFHTYLAKLSAVLQGVFILWALFLEPNYVLFYMMIVFGLLETIEEIILIFMYDEWVSDVKGLYWASKDKRRLNKKKSK; this comes from the coding sequence ATGTTCACATTCAAAAATTTTAATATTGCAGATTGGTTCTCCTTTTACAGGATAGTGGCAGTTCCCTTATTGATTTTATTGATCATACTGGATGAGCGTTTAATTTTTACATGCTTCCTTATGGTAAGTTACCTCACCGATGCCATTGATGGCTATTTAGCACGAAAACTTAAAATTACGAGCGCTAGAGGTTCCCAACTTGATTCTTTTGGAGACCAGTTGACTTTAGTTATGGGTTTAATTGGGCTTTTTTATTTTGAAGTGGAATTCATCAAATCAAATATCAGCATCATAATCATTGTCTTGTCACCATATATCGCACAAATGATACTTGCCTACTATAAATACGGAAAAGCCACAGCGTTCCATACCTATTTAGCAAAACTATCTGCTGTACTACAAGGTGTTTTTATTCTTTGGGCACTCTTTCTTGAGCCTAATTATGTACTATTCTATATGATGATTGTCTTTGGTCTATTAGAAACCATTGAAGAAATCATATTGATTTTTATGTATGATGAGTGGGTTTCAGATGTGAAAGGGCTTTATTGGGCTTCAAAAGATAAACGAAGACTTAATAAAAAGAAATCTAAATAA
- a CDS encoding IS4 family transposase — MKSLFSSQDSSIRQASKNKAAQKATYRFLNNENVTEQELISACCERTEILSKGKNVLVLNDTTEINLQRHRGRIESGTGIGLVGNNTDIGFFAHLGLVVDIEAYQAIGYSSINLWSREIDKDTKEIRGYRKLAVEEKESYKWIKCCNDSTKVLQDAASITVVGDRESDLYELFTDAKKQSTHVLARNRINRKTSEGSKLHGILKNAALCGSYKIQVSGDKRKQRQPREALLEVKYSEVSIQKPSNKKDDRPQSVKVWIVEAREPNKQDGICWRLLTTHEVTTFEEAVQIVEWYQMRWFIEQVFRLLKNKGYQIENSELGTGWALRKLTLLLLQNVLRVMQMLLAYNSASEEEDAGLAFTTHEIECLTLLNIRNEGKTEKLKNPYRPNSLKWATWIVARVGGWSGYKSQRPPGPITLKNGLDKFNQIFIGWMMAKDVGTQ, encoded by the coding sequence ATGAAAAGTTTATTTTCGAGTCAGGACAGCAGTATTAGGCAGGCCAGCAAAAATAAAGCCGCACAAAAGGCAACTTATCGTTTTTTGAACAATGAAAATGTAACCGAGCAAGAATTGATATCTGCTTGTTGTGAGAGGACAGAAATATTATCCAAAGGCAAGAATGTTTTGGTTTTAAATGACACGACAGAGATAAACTTGCAGCGTCATCGTGGAAGAATAGAATCAGGAACAGGAATCGGTTTAGTTGGAAATAATACAGACATTGGCTTTTTTGCTCACTTAGGATTAGTGGTTGACATCGAAGCTTATCAAGCTATTGGGTACAGTAGTATTAATCTTTGGAGCCGAGAAATAGATAAAGACACGAAAGAGATTAGAGGTTATAGAAAATTAGCTGTTGAAGAAAAAGAATCCTATAAATGGATAAAATGTTGTAACGATAGCACAAAAGTCCTGCAAGACGCTGCAAGTATTACAGTTGTTGGAGATCGAGAGAGTGATTTATACGAGCTTTTTACGGATGCCAAAAAACAAAGCACACATGTCTTAGCACGTAACAGAATCAACCGAAAGACTTCTGAAGGAAGTAAATTACATGGAATACTAAAAAATGCAGCCCTTTGTGGTAGCTACAAAATACAAGTATCAGGCGATAAAAGGAAACAGAGGCAACCAAGAGAAGCCCTTCTAGAGGTTAAATATTCGGAAGTATCAATACAAAAACCATCTAATAAAAAAGATGACAGGCCACAAAGTGTAAAAGTATGGATTGTTGAAGCCCGAGAGCCTAATAAACAAGACGGTATTTGTTGGCGATTATTGACTACTCATGAAGTTACAACTTTTGAAGAAGCCGTTCAGATAGTAGAATGGTATCAAATGAGGTGGTTTATAGAACAGGTATTTAGGCTGTTAAAAAACAAAGGGTATCAGATAGAAAATAGCGAGTTAGGTACAGGTTGGGCATTAAGAAAATTAACTTTATTACTCCTACAGAATGTCTTGCGAGTCATGCAAATGCTCTTGGCCTACAATAGTGCAAGTGAAGAAGAAGATGCGGGATTGGCTTTTACAACACATGAAATAGAATGCCTAACACTTCTGAACATACGAAATGAAGGAAAAACAGAGAAGCTTAAAAACCCATATCGACCCAACAGTTTAAAATGGGCGACTTGGATAGTGGCAAGAGTTGGTGGGTGGTCAGGATATAAATCGCAAAGACCACCGGGACCAATTACTCTAAAAAATGGATTAGATAAATTTAACCAAATATTTATAGGCTGGATGATGGCTAAAGATGTGGGTACACAGTAG
- a CDS encoding chaperone modulator CbpM → MDTKNFISIKQICECYNVPESFIDSLYDYELIEVVTIKEIQHINTAQINVIEKLITFHYDLNINIEGIHAISNLLNTIDSLQSEIKELKNKLNFYESRLI, encoded by the coding sequence ATGGATACAAAGAATTTCATATCAATTAAACAAATTTGTGAGTGCTACAACGTACCTGAATCTTTTATCGATTCATTATATGACTATGAATTAATAGAGGTAGTAACCATAAAAGAAATACAACATATAAACACGGCACAAATCAACGTTATTGAAAAACTCATAACATTTCATTATGATTTGAATATCAACATAGAAGGCATTCATGCCATTTCAAATTTACTTAACACCATTGATAGTTTACAGAGTGAAATTAAAGAATTAAAAAATAAACTGAATTTTTATGAATCTCGCCTTATTTAA
- a CDS encoding DnaJ C-terminal domain-containing protein, translating to MAFIDYYKILGLPKTASEQDIKKAYRKLARKYHPDLNPNDKEAERKFKEVNEANEVLSNAENRKKYDDYGEHWQHSEAYEQTRQRQQRGPQYQTRGDFSESDFRGSDFSDFFESMFGSQTGSRGQVKFKGQDFNAELQLNLRDVYTSHKRTLTINNKHIRITIPAGVENGQVIKIKGHGGPGVNGGPNGDLYIQFTIHNNTPFKRNNDNLYITIDLDLYKAILGGEIMVNTFDGKAKLNIKPETKNGTQVKLTGKGFPKYKKEGQFGDLYITFNIVLPTNLTAKEKELFYELAKLRS from the coding sequence ATGGCTTTCATTGATTATTATAAAATTTTAGGGTTACCAAAAACAGCTTCTGAACAAGATATTAAAAAGGCCTATCGCAAATTAGCACGCAAATATCATCCCGATTTAAACCCAAATGATAAAGAGGCCGAACGAAAATTTAAGGAAGTTAATGAAGCTAACGAGGTATTAAGTAATGCTGAAAATCGTAAAAAATATGACGATTACGGAGAACATTGGCAACATAGTGAAGCCTACGAACAAACAAGACAACGGCAGCAACGAGGCCCTCAGTATCAAACAAGAGGTGATTTTTCTGAAAGTGATTTTAGAGGCAGTGATTTTTCAGATTTTTTTGAGAGCATGTTTGGATCCCAAACAGGAAGTAGAGGGCAAGTTAAGTTTAAGGGACAGGATTTTAATGCAGAACTCCAACTCAATTTAAGAGATGTTTATACGTCACATAAGCGAACGTTAACCATTAACAACAAACACATCCGAATAACGATTCCAGCCGGAGTAGAAAATGGTCAGGTTATAAAAATAAAAGGACACGGTGGTCCAGGTGTCAATGGAGGCCCTAATGGGGATTTATATATTCAATTTACGATACACAACAACACGCCTTTTAAAAGAAATAATGATAACCTGTATATAACCATCGATTTAGATTTATATAAAGCCATTTTAGGGGGAGAAATCATGGTGAATACTTTTGATGGTAAAGCTAAGCTCAATATAAAACCAGAAACAAAAAACGGCACACAGGTAAAATTGACAGGTAAAGGATTTCCAAAATATAAAAAGGAAGGTCAATTTGGAGATTTATACATCACGTTCAATATCGTACTGCCAACAAACCTTACGGCTAAAGAAAAAGAATTATTTTATGAATTGGCTAAACTGAGATCATAA
- a CDS encoding ABC transporter ATP-binding protein gives MARILEAKHINKYFRKPVEFQVLKDISFEIEAGEFVSIMGKSGCGKSTLLYILSTMDTDYEGELYLNSELITGQNRDKLSYIRNKHIGFVFQFHYLLAEFSVLENVMLPAKKLAEKTHQEIEHDAMEKLGILNIEKLAHKKASQISGGEKQRVAIARALINNPTIIMGDEPTGNLDSHNSENVFNIFKKLSEEAGLSLLIVTHDEDFAKRTHRIITMEDGKIIS, from the coding sequence ATGGCGCGTATATTAGAAGCAAAACATATCAACAAATACTTTAGGAAGCCTGTGGAATTTCAGGTTCTTAAAGATATTAGTTTTGAAATTGAAGCTGGCGAATTTGTTTCCATTATGGGCAAATCCGGCTGTGGGAAATCGACATTATTATATATTCTTTCTACAATGGATACGGATTATGAAGGCGAATTATACTTGAATAGTGAATTAATAACTGGTCAAAATCGTGATAAATTATCATACATACGCAATAAACATATTGGCTTTGTATTTCAGTTTCATTATTTGCTAGCAGAATTTTCAGTGTTGGAAAATGTGATGCTGCCCGCAAAAAAATTGGCAGAAAAGACACATCAGGAAATTGAACATGATGCCATGGAAAAATTGGGTATATTAAATATTGAAAAATTAGCACATAAGAAAGCTTCACAGATTTCTGGTGGTGAAAAACAACGTGTTGCTATTGCAAGAGCTTTGATCAACAACCCAACAATCATTATGGGCGATGAACCTACAGGGAATCTAGACAGTCATAATTCAGAAAATGTTTTTAATATCTTCAAGAAATTGAGTGAAGAAGCAGGCTTATCCCTATTGATTGTTACACATGATGAGGATTTTGCCAAACGCACCCATAGAATCATCACGATGGAAGATGGTAAAATAATTTCCTAA
- a CDS encoding CBS domain-containing protein, protein MESDSITTVMTKDVVSVSPEQNILDVKHIYEKKRWHHHIPVLENEKLVGMVSLIDFMYNIVGAGINDDHEIYKKLKVRDIMTQKPFYLTTSAKVEDVAKVLSAQYYHAVPILENDKLVGIVSTADIINYYLNKTS, encoded by the coding sequence ATGGAATCCGATTCAATAACAACTGTAATGACCAAGGATGTGGTTTCTGTTTCTCCAGAGCAAAATATTTTAGATGTAAAGCATATTTATGAGAAAAAAAGATGGCATCATCACATTCCTGTTTTAGAAAATGAAAAATTGGTAGGTATGGTCAGTTTAATAGACTTTATGTATAATATCGTTGGAGCTGGGATTAATGATGACCATGAGATTTATAAAAAACTAAAAGTAAGAGACATCATGACCCAAAAACCATTTTATTTAACTACTAGTGCAAAAGTTGAGGATGTTGCAAAAGTTTTGTCTGCTCAATATTATCATGCTGTTCCTATTCTAGAGAATGATAAATTAGTAGGTATTGTTTCTACTGCCGATATTATTAATTATTATTTAAATAAAACATCATAA
- a CDS encoding ABC1 kinase family protein: MGLIIDVIKRLKSISRYNQILRVLIKYGFEDLVQYLEENKHYTFIQKLIPNSTRKRVTQYSKWAKMRLVCEELGPTFIKFGQILSNRPDLVPLELTFELEKLQDNVPPMSESAAKAVVEIELKDKVENLFAWFEPTPFASASMAQVHKVTLHSGKRVALKIQRAGIYDVIIEDIKVMYRIAHVLEKRIPSLKSFDPIGLVKNFEASILKELDFIHESINVQRFYNNLEKDGSFEQFAQAPKVYQEFTTTKVLALEFISGIKIDRIEELKSKEIDTKVIARRLAISYFKQIFEYGFFHADPHPGNLLVLPNNRICYLDFGMMGSMLPRDISIFGKLFFAITNKDVKKIIRALQQLSNNAPILNMRDLEFDINEFVEKYYVRDLHENEMSTILLELKDIIITHGLKVPTYFFLFARSLVTIEGVIEKLDPNLEQFEIVKPYLKDSATKKYSPLIIGKKIVNSIVELTDYMEEFPLDLKNAIRKINSGQIKVDLTHKGIDPMVHTLQRITKQLITAFIMVALIVGASLFIIFEIQPLWKGISMLGISSFTLAVILAFGMLSNIKKGDYDY, translated from the coding sequence ATGGGGCTTATAATTGATGTTATAAAACGGTTAAAATCTATCTCAAGATATAACCAAATTCTAAGAGTCTTAATAAAATATGGCTTTGAGGATTTGGTACAATATCTTGAGGAAAACAAGCACTATACATTCATTCAAAAATTAATTCCAAATTCCACAAGAAAACGTGTAACACAGTATAGCAAATGGGCAAAGATGAGATTGGTTTGCGAAGAGTTAGGTCCCACCTTCATAAAATTTGGTCAAATTTTAAGCAACAGACCGGATTTAGTGCCATTAGAATTAACTTTTGAGTTGGAAAAACTTCAGGATAATGTACCACCAATGTCTGAAAGTGCAGCTAAAGCTGTCGTTGAAATAGAATTAAAAGATAAAGTAGAAAACCTATTTGCTTGGTTTGAACCAACTCCTTTTGCGTCGGCATCTATGGCTCAAGTACATAAAGTAACATTGCATTCTGGAAAACGGGTCGCTTTAAAAATACAACGTGCCGGAATTTATGATGTTATTATTGAGGATATTAAAGTTATGTATAGAATTGCCCATGTTTTAGAAAAGAGAATACCGTCTTTAAAAAGTTTTGATCCTATTGGGTTAGTTAAAAATTTTGAAGCTTCTATATTAAAAGAACTAGATTTTATTCATGAATCCATTAACGTACAACGATTTTATAATAATTTGGAAAAAGATGGTTCTTTCGAACAATTTGCTCAAGCACCTAAAGTATATCAAGAATTCACTACAACAAAAGTTTTAGCATTAGAGTTTATTTCAGGAATTAAAATTGATAGAATTGAAGAGCTGAAATCCAAAGAGATAGACACCAAAGTTATTGCTAGAAGATTGGCCATTAGCTATTTTAAACAAATTTTTGAATATGGTTTCTTTCATGCCGATCCTCATCCTGGAAATTTGCTGGTATTGCCCAATAATCGTATTTGTTATCTGGATTTTGGTATGATGGGAAGTATGTTGCCAAGAGATATATCAATTTTTGGAAAGCTATTTTTTGCTATTACCAATAAAGATGTTAAAAAAATAATTCGAGCCTTACAACAACTTTCAAACAATGCGCCGATTTTAAATATGAGGGATTTAGAGTTTGACATTAATGAATTTGTAGAGAAATATTATGTAAGGGATTTGCATGAAAATGAAATGAGTACTATTTTATTGGAACTCAAAGATATTATAATTACCCATGGCTTAAAAGTGCCTACTTATTTTTTCCTTTTTGCAAGATCTTTAGTTACCATTGAAGGGGTAATTGAAAAATTGGACCCTAATTTAGAGCAATTTGAAATCGTCAAACCCTATTTAAAAGATAGTGCTACAAAAAAATACAGCCCATTAATAATCGGGAAAAAAATTGTTAATTCAATTGTGGAACTAACAGATTATATGGAAGAATTTCCGTTAGACTTAAAGAATGCTATACGCAAAATAAACTCCGGTCAAATAAAAGTAGATTTAACCCATAAAGGTATTGACCCCATGGTTCATACGCTTCAAAGAATCACAAAGCAATTAATTACGGCTTTTATTATGGTGGCCCTCATAGTTGGAGCGTCTTTGTTTATAATATTTGAAATACAGCCCCTTTGGAAAGGCATTTCAATGTTGGGTATTTCTAGTTTTACATTAGCAGTAATTTTAGCGTTTGGTATGCTATCAAATATAAAGAAAGGCGATTATGATTATTGA
- a CDS encoding ABC transporter permease, with the protein MMNWKVILNIAKTHLITKIRQTSIAALGVTFGIGSYITLVCFMTGLNTMLDDLILNQTPHIHIYNEIKPSKKQPLALYDKFDNSFNVVHSIKPKLSQKKIHNALPIIQYLEDDPNVKGALPQIKTSIFYMAGSIEIGGNLTGIHVMDEANLFNLKDYIVEGSPEALDITDNGILLGIGIAEKMSLSVGDRVQISTINGDVFPLKIVGFYQSGIADIDAIQSFANLKTVQRVLGETENYITDIHVKLEDIDLAFPMSKKIEQQFNLTAIDIKTANAQFETGTTIRNLITYAVSITLLIVAGFGIYNILNMLIYEKMNDIAILKATGFSGKDVQYIFMSQAMIIGFLGGILGLLIGYGLASLIGTLPFKTAALPTVTTYPVNINPLFFIIGFSFAMVSTFLAGYLPSKKAKKIDPVTIIRGQ; encoded by the coding sequence ATAATGAACTGGAAGGTTATTCTAAATATTGCCAAAACCCACTTGATAACCAAGATCAGACAAACATCCATAGCTGCATTGGGTGTTACTTTTGGCATTGGATCCTACATTACTTTGGTTTGTTTTATGACTGGTTTGAATACCATGCTAGACGATTTGATATTGAATCAAACGCCGCATATTCATATTTATAACGAGATAAAGCCTTCCAAGAAACAGCCATTGGCTCTTTATGACAAATTCGATAATAGCTTCAATGTGGTGCATTCCATAAAACCTAAGTTAAGTCAAAAAAAGATTCACAATGCCTTACCAATCATTCAGTATTTAGAAGACGATCCTAATGTTAAGGGTGCACTTCCACAGATTAAAACCTCCATCTTTTATATGGCAGGTTCCATCGAAATTGGTGGCAACCTCACAGGCATTCATGTCATGGATGAAGCCAATCTATTCAATTTGAAAGATTATATTGTAGAAGGTTCGCCTGAAGCCTTGGACATCACTGATAATGGGATTTTACTTGGAATTGGAATAGCTGAAAAGATGTCGCTATCCGTTGGCGATCGTGTTCAAATAAGCACCATTAACGGCGATGTGTTTCCATTAAAAATAGTTGGATTTTATCAAAGTGGTATTGCTGATATTGATGCCATCCAAAGTTTCGCCAATCTCAAAACTGTTCAACGCGTTTTGGGTGAAACTGAGAATTACATCACAGACATTCATGTTAAATTAGAAGATATAGACTTGGCTTTTCCAATGTCAAAAAAAATTGAGCAACAGTTCAACTTAACAGCTATTGATATTAAAACAGCAAATGCACAATTTGAAACAGGAACCACCATTAGAAACCTTATTACCTATGCAGTTTCCATAACCTTGCTTATTGTTGCAGGATTCGGTATTTATAACATTTTGAATATGCTCATTTACGAAAAAATGAATGACATTGCCATCTTGAAAGCTACAGGTTTTTCAGGGAAAGACGTACAGTATATCTTTATGAGCCAAGCCATGATTATTGGGTTTTTAGGCGGTATTTTAGGGCTGCTAATTGGCTACGGACTGGCAAGTTTAATAGGCACCCTTCCTTTTAAAACAGCCGCCTTACCAACAGTTACTACCTATCCCGTAAATATCAATCCACTATTCTTTATAATCGGTTTTTCATTCGCCATGGTTTCCACGTTTTTGGCTGGTTACCTTCCTTCCAAAAAAGCCAAGAAAATAGATCCAGTAACCATCATAAGAGGGCAATAA
- a CDS encoding efflux RND transporter periplasmic adaptor subunit translates to MLFLSVLFIITSCSKKKDRILPTQKPLTESVYSSVTIQPDSSYQAYAIVSGILDANLVEEGDVVLKDQAIIQIINNTPKLNAQSAKLALELAKENYKGKAAVLSGILDQIHAANLKFKNDSINYFRQKNLWEQKIGSKLEYDTKKLNYELSKNNLQTLQNNYERTKNELQTAVKQSENKYQTALISTKDFTVKSKIDGKVYALYKEPGEIVNTMEPLAAIGSASNFIIEMLADEVDIVNIKLNQDVLIHLDAYNSTVFKGKVSKIYPTKEERNQTFKVEAEFDKQPEVLYPGLSGEANIIIATKEHVLTIPKDYLIEGDKVETDKGIIKVKTGLQNMEYIEITGGITENTYIYKPTQ, encoded by the coding sequence ATGTTATTCCTAAGTGTTCTTTTTATCATAACGTCTTGTTCCAAAAAAAAGGACAGAATACTTCCAACACAAAAGCCTTTAACCGAGTCTGTATATTCTTCAGTAACCATTCAACCTGATAGTTCATACCAAGCTTATGCTATAGTTTCTGGTATTTTAGATGCTAATTTAGTTGAAGAAGGTGATGTGGTTTTAAAAGATCAAGCGATTATACAAATCATTAATAATACGCCTAAACTTAATGCTCAAAGTGCTAAATTGGCTTTGGAGCTCGCTAAGGAAAATTACAAGGGAAAAGCGGCAGTTTTAAGCGGTATTCTAGATCAAATACATGCTGCTAATCTTAAATTTAAGAACGATTCCATTAACTATTTCAGACAAAAAAACCTTTGGGAACAAAAGATTGGATCTAAATTAGAATACGACACCAAAAAACTGAATTACGAACTCTCAAAAAACAATCTACAAACCCTTCAAAACAATTATGAGAGAACAAAAAACGAATTACAAACCGCTGTAAAACAATCAGAAAACAAGTATCAAACAGCCTTGATAAGTACTAAGGATTTTACGGTAAAAAGTAAGATTGATGGTAAAGTATATGCACTTTACAAAGAACCTGGGGAAATAGTAAATACCATGGAACCTCTTGCAGCTATTGGTAGCGCTTCTAATTTTATTATTGAAATGTTAGCAGATGAAGTAGATATTGTAAACATTAAACTAAATCAAGACGTTTTAATTCATTTAGACGCCTATAATAGCACCGTTTTTAAAGGAAAAGTCTCAAAAATATATCCCACAAAAGAGGAGCGCAATCAAACCTTTAAAGTTGAAGCGGAATTTGATAAGCAGCCTGAGGTTTTATATCCAGGACTTTCTGGGGAAGCCAACATCATTATAGCCACAAAAGAGCATGTATTGACCATCCCGAAAGATTATTTGATAGAAGGCGATAAAGTTGAGACAGACAAAGGTATTATAAAAGTTAAAACAGGTTTACAGAACATGGAATATATAGAAATAACCGGTGGGATTACCGAAAACACCTATATCTATAAACCAACGCAATAA
- a CDS encoding site-2 protease family protein, which translates to MKANLHLGSVSGIKIIVHWTFFFLIAWIVLSELNRGGTTESILFNTALVLAVFVCVVLHEFGHALTAKRFGVNTKKITLLPIGGMASLERIPELPKQELLVTLAGPLVNVIIAIFLYFIVPIDEFMHLNFTETFESLTNYTFQSFLFYLYLVNIGLVVFNLIPAFPMDGGRILRALLAMKMNRVKATQIASGVGQFIALLFLLIGLLYNPFLIIIAFFIFLGAYGENQIVQHLELLKGHSVEEAMIINITTFNPDDSIDLVVNKIISGTENNFVVIKDHQIKGILYHKNIIENSNKNILVKDIMETTFKTVKNTDDLNDIYHIVFSEKKSFIPVLKEEKLVGVIDATNLNEYILLQAKLSS; encoded by the coding sequence ATGAAAGCAAACCTTCATTTGGGCAGTGTTTCAGGTATTAAAATAATAGTGCATTGGACATTCTTTTTTTTAATTGCTTGGATAGTTTTAAGCGAATTAAATCGTGGTGGTACTACCGAAAGTATTTTATTTAATACTGCACTGGTATTAGCTGTTTTTGTATGTGTAGTTTTACATGAGTTTGGACATGCTTTAACCGCCAAACGCTTTGGTGTAAATACTAAAAAAATAACATTACTCCCCATTGGTGGTATGGCAAGTTTAGAGCGTATACCAGAATTGCCAAAGCAAGAACTTTTGGTTACGTTAGCTGGTCCTTTAGTAAATGTCATTATTGCTATTTTTCTATATTTTATTGTTCCTATTGATGAGTTTATGCACTTAAATTTCACAGAAACCTTTGAATCACTTACCAATTACACGTTTCAAAGTTTTTTGTTTTATTTATATTTAGTCAATATTGGTTTGGTGGTTTTTAACCTGATTCCAGCATTTCCTATGGATGGAGGTCGCATTCTAAGAGCCCTTTTAGCTATGAAAATGAATCGTGTTAAAGCAACACAAATCGCATCGGGTGTAGGACAATTTATAGCGCTACTCTTTTTATTAATAGGTTTATTATACAACCCATTTTTAATCATTATTGCATTTTTCATTTTTTTAGGCGCTTATGGTGAAAACCAAATAGTTCAACATTTGGAGTTACTTAAAGGACATAGTGTTGAAGAAGCTATGATCATTAACATAACCACTTTTAACCCAGACGATTCTATAGATTTGGTTGTAAACAAAATCATTTCAGGAACAGAAAACAATTTTGTTGTTATTAAAGATCATCAAATTAAAGGCATTTTATACCATAAAAATATCATTGAAAACTCCAATAAAAATATATTGGTAAAAGATATTATGGAAACAACTTTTAAAACCGTCAAAAATACTGATGATCTCAATGACATTTATCATATTGTTTTTTCTGAAAAAAAATCATTTATACCCGTTTTAAAAGAAGAAAAGCTTGTTGGTGTTATTGATGCCACAAACCTAAACGAATATATTTTATTACAAGCCAAATTATCTAGTTGA
- a CDS encoding WG repeat-containing protein, translated as MKKLLIILLIIPVITYAQTTELLDFIAPFSDDVAAVKKGDSWGFINEKGAIVIDFRDDLVLTEVDGYKYPVFKNNRCLISESKNGIIYFGYIDKTGKTVIAPKFLNASNFNNNKAIVLDISKEKLGTNNLLGKNVVNYRYYEVIIDTNGNIEHYLNPQGAHIVLDKKFLRTTPPEITSKRISDNLYAVITENEKWKIVTANN; from the coding sequence ATGAAAAAATTACTAATTATACTTCTTATTATTCCTGTTATTACTTATGCACAAACAACAGAACTGCTAGATTTTATAGCACCTTTTAGCGATGACGTAGCAGCTGTTAAAAAAGGTGATTCTTGGGGGTTTATAAATGAAAAAGGCGCTATTGTTATAGATTTTCGGGATGATTTGGTTCTAACGGAAGTCGATGGTTACAAATACCCCGTTTTTAAAAATAATCGATGCCTAATTTCTGAAAGTAAAAATGGCATTATATACTTTGGATACATTGATAAAACAGGCAAAACAGTGATTGCCCCCAAATTCTTAAATGCTTCAAACTTTAATAACAACAAAGCCATTGTATTAGATATTTCTAAGGAAAAACTTGGAACTAATAATCTATTAGGTAAAAATGTCGTCAACTATAGGTATTATGAAGTTATTATAGATACTAATGGGAATATTGAACATTATTTAAACCCACAAGGAGCCCATATCGTTTTAGATAAAAAATTTCTGAGAACAACACCACCAGAAATAACATCAAAAAGAATATCTGATAACCTGTATGCTGTTATCACAGAAAACGAGAAATGGAAAATAGTAACAGCAAACAACTAA
- the trxA gene encoding thioredoxin, translated as MKSNFSSIIDSNVPVLVDFFADWCGPCKMLSPILKDVKTELGDKVKIVKIDVDKNEALATQYQVRGVPTILLFKNGKQLWRQSGVLQKNDIINIINSHSQ; from the coding sequence ATGAAAAGTAATTTTAGCAGTATTATCGATTCGAATGTTCCAGTCCTTGTCGATTTTTTTGCCGATTGGTGTGGTCCATGCAAAATGTTGTCACCCATTTTAAAAGACGTGAAGACTGAACTTGGTGATAAAGTCAAAATTGTTAAGATTGATGTCGATAAAAATGAAGCATTGGCAACACAATACCAAGTGAGGGGTGTTCCCACCATCCTTTTGTTTAAGAACGGCAAACAATTATGGAGACAATCTGGTGTATTGCAGAAAAATGACATTATCAATATCATAAATAGCCATAGTCAATAA